Proteins encoded together in one Thermodesulforhabdus norvegica window:
- a CDS encoding creatininase family protein, translated as MPLLENVTMKEFEGLRNDIQTVLLPVGSVEEHGAHLPLGTDTFHALEIARRVALERKVWVAPPLWYGLCRSTSDHPGTVGIRGITLRSVICDLVESLYNQGMKNIIILSGHAGGTHMAMIVDACEEMIKRLPELKCAVLSVLDLRKHWDGIVETPDDSHAGEVETSIIAYLMPEALRGSSSEEYPSFPDYLIVRDKRRFWRGGVWGDPAKASPEKGKAIMERSVREICRLVDRMNRD; from the coding sequence ATGCCTCTTCTTGAAAATGTTACGATGAAGGAGTTCGAAGGCCTCCGGAACGATATACAAACCGTGTTGCTCCCCGTTGGCTCGGTGGAAGAGCACGGGGCTCATCTGCCTCTGGGAACCGATACCTTTCACGCCCTTGAAATTGCCAGACGAGTTGCTCTGGAAAGGAAAGTATGGGTTGCTCCGCCTTTGTGGTACGGATTGTGTCGAAGCACGTCGGACCATCCCGGCACGGTTGGTATAAGGGGTATAACTCTTCGTTCCGTCATCTGCGATCTTGTGGAGTCTTTGTATAATCAGGGGATGAAAAACATCATTATCCTGAGCGGGCATGCCGGCGGTACTCATATGGCAATGATCGTTGATGCCTGTGAAGAAATGATAAAGCGCCTTCCCGAATTAAAGTGTGCGGTTCTGTCAGTTCTCGACTTAAGAAAACATTGGGACGGCATCGTCGAAACGCCCGATGATTCACATGCCGGAGAGGTTGAAACTTCGATTATTGCGTATCTAATGCCCGAAGCTCTTCGGGGTTCTTCTTCTGAAGAATACCCTTCCTTTCCGGACTACCTGATAGTGCGAGACAAAAGGAGGTTCTGGCGAGGCGGTGTCTGGGGGGATCCTGCAAAGGCGTCTCCCGAGAAGGGAAAAGCCATCATGGAACGATCGGTTCGGGAGATATGCAGGCTCGTTGACCGGATGAATCGGGACTAG
- a CDS encoding U32 family peptidase, translating into MWTGNRGPEKGKRLPELLAPAGSVEAFVAAVDAGADAVYIGLKGFNARASAKNFSLRECADLVEWGHKQGIAVYVAVNSLMDTGMSEELLRLAEDLISIAPDAIIVQDLGALFLLRKLARQARIHLSTLSGIHTLSGVKVAADLGVSRVVLARELPLEKVLSIVREAPIEIEVFVHGALCFSFSGFCLMSSFRGGRSGLMGQCAQPCRLSYRQGKREGFFLSCNDFSGIGFVPVLKKSGVAALKVEGRMKSAEYVSRVVKAYRLVLDARDAEEERERLQEAERMLGEVPSRKLTAGFWGDSPSKSVLSPGGFTTSGILVGTVIPGKKKNVSGLWLSVRKPFAVNDLLRPVTGIGREEPIQHVREIYSTSGDFIDQASPGEKVFLPGLRTFPVGTKLFKIGSRPADSRKLWNRIRSQISGLRQNAGRSGLKADLDQSIRDFRSSMKKHSETLVLKVGSVKDLPAAFHSPAQWVSLNADIHNLEVLARTRMGRNQKDRLVLSLPSPVVREEELYRAVRWFVDRGFRLWEVNNLAHFSFFEEFRDSCTLIGGPRLNVRNRYAMALLAEHGCSWVTLSPEITMSELEGLVKYPLPAVPVILVYHRLPLMVSALRPDLMEEKPFVSSDGDRYICKGSSGLTYIYGEVPVGWFSEIPGLLALGYRVFEIDLSDGLSRRKGEFERVLEAYNRREDGKSWKKFNLNLNRGEGHAGMRNTRIQSSG; encoded by the coding sequence ATGTGGACCGGTAATAGAGGACCTGAAAAAGGAAAGAGGCTTCCGGAGCTTCTTGCGCCTGCGGGGTCGGTTGAAGCCTTTGTTGCTGCAGTGGATGCGGGAGCTGATGCCGTATACATTGGTCTTAAAGGGTTTAACGCCCGGGCATCGGCGAAGAATTTTTCTCTTCGGGAATGTGCTGACCTGGTGGAATGGGGCCATAAGCAGGGCATTGCCGTTTACGTGGCCGTTAATTCCCTGATGGATACCGGGATGTCGGAAGAGCTTCTTCGGCTTGCCGAGGATCTGATCTCTATTGCTCCGGATGCCATAATAGTTCAGGATTTAGGGGCCCTTTTCCTGCTGAGGAAACTTGCACGACAGGCAAGGATTCATCTGAGCACCCTCTCGGGAATCCATACCCTATCCGGAGTAAAGGTGGCGGCGGATCTCGGGGTTTCCAGAGTTGTCCTGGCACGGGAGTTACCCCTGGAGAAGGTCCTTTCCATAGTCAGGGAAGCACCCATAGAGATTGAGGTCTTCGTGCACGGCGCCCTGTGTTTTTCCTTCTCCGGGTTTTGCCTTATGAGCAGCTTCAGGGGCGGTCGTAGCGGGCTTATGGGCCAATGTGCACAGCCCTGTAGGCTCAGCTACAGGCAGGGGAAAAGAGAAGGTTTTTTTCTTTCCTGCAACGATTTTTCCGGAATCGGATTTGTTCCCGTATTGAAGAAATCCGGGGTGGCGGCGCTGAAAGTCGAAGGCCGAATGAAGTCCGCCGAATATGTATCCCGGGTTGTAAAGGCCTATAGACTCGTTCTGGATGCCCGGGATGCCGAAGAGGAGAGGGAAAGACTCCAGGAAGCCGAAAGGATGCTTGGAGAAGTCCCCTCCAGGAAGCTTACGGCCGGTTTCTGGGGTGATAGTCCTTCAAAAAGTGTGCTGTCCCCAGGAGGGTTTACGACCAGCGGCATACTTGTCGGTACGGTTATACCCGGAAAAAAGAAGAACGTTTCCGGATTGTGGCTCAGCGTGAGGAAACCTTTCGCGGTAAACGATCTGCTCAGGCCGGTAACCGGCATAGGGCGCGAAGAGCCGATTCAGCACGTCAGAGAAATTTATTCGACTTCGGGAGATTTTATCGATCAGGCGTCCCCGGGTGAAAAGGTTTTTCTACCGGGGTTGCGTACCTTTCCCGTCGGGACAAAGCTTTTCAAGATCGGATCACGCCCTGCAGACTCCCGTAAATTATGGAACCGTATCCGATCTCAGATATCCGGCCTCCGGCAGAACGCCGGCCGCAGCGGTCTGAAGGCCGATCTGGATCAGAGCATCCGGGATTTCAGATCTTCGATGAAGAAACATTCTGAGACTCTGGTTCTTAAAGTTGGATCTGTAAAAGACCTTCCGGCGGCCTTCCACTCCCCGGCTCAATGGGTTTCCCTGAATGCAGACATCCATAATCTCGAGGTTCTTGCAAGGACCAGAATGGGCAGGAATCAAAAGGACCGGCTTGTTCTGTCCCTGCCGTCGCCTGTGGTCCGTGAAGAAGAACTGTACAGAGCAGTGCGCTGGTTTGTTGATCGTGGATTCAGACTCTGGGAAGTTAACAACCTTGCACATTTCTCGTTCTTCGAGGAATTTCGGGATTCCTGCACGCTTATAGGAGGGCCCCGATTAAACGTCAGAAACAGATATGCCATGGCTCTGCTGGCAGAACATGGATGCTCCTGGGTGACCCTATCACCGGAAATAACCATGTCGGAGCTGGAGGGCCTCGTAAAATATCCTCTACCGGCTGTGCCCGTAATTCTGGTTTATCATCGCCTTCCTCTGATGGTTTCGGCACTCCGGCCCGATCTCATGGAGGAAAAACCCTTTGTGAGTTCCGACGGTGATCGCTATATTTGCAAAGGCAGTTCCGGATTGACCTACATCTACGGAGAAGTTCCTGTTGGATGGTTTTCCGAGATTCCCGGGCTTCTGGCTCTGGGTTACAGGGTTTTTGAGATAGATCTGAGCGATGGTTTGTCCCGGCGAAAGGGAGAATTTGAAAGAGTACTGGAGGCTTACAACCGTCGTGAAGACGGTAAGTCGTGGAAGAAGTTTAACCTGAATCTAAATAGAGGAGAAGGTCATGCAGGGATGCGAAATACCCGAATACAATCCTCCGGATGA
- a CDS encoding CoA-binding protein, producing the protein MQGCEIPEYNPPDDEIVEILKTARTVAVVGLSDKPDRDSYRVAKYLKEHGYKIIPVNPRCSEILGEKCYPDLSSVPEKIDVVDIFRKPEAVPPIVDEAIKVGAGTVWMQLGIAHNEAAEKARKAGLRVVMSRCIKIEHSRLLASEGQK; encoded by the coding sequence ATGCAGGGATGCGAAATACCCGAATACAATCCTCCGGATGATGAAATCGTGGAAATTCTTAAGACCGCCAGAACAGTTGCCGTTGTCGGTCTTTCGGACAAACCCGATCGGGATAGTTACAGGGTGGCAAAATATCTGAAAGAGCATGGATATAAAATCATACCGGTCAATCCTCGATGTTCGGAAATTCTGGGCGAGAAGTGCTATCCCGATCTATCTTCGGTTCCTGAAAAAATTGATGTGGTGGACATCTTTCGTAAGCCCGAGGCGGTGCCGCCCATTGTTGACGAAGCTATAAAGGTGGGTGCGGGAACTGTATGGATGCAACTTGGGATTGCCCATAATGAGGCGGCCGAAAAAGCCCGGAAGGCGGGTCTCAGGGTTGTGATGAGCAGGTGTATTAAAATAGAACATTCGAGGTTGCTGGCTTCGGAAGGGCAGAAATAG
- a CDS encoding LptE family protein, protein MKIGPSMWKSAVILFMICCLFQACGYRFVRYGGGDKDFGNLPESIAIPMFSNATTEPNLEYLITRALRDEFIKKGVVSVVPEDRADVVMVGRVTKIYTTDVAHDAVEHTTETRIYVTVDVRCKDARTGDILWQDNQFTYYEEFVRKEDAFGDYNRRRAALEYLAEQMAQRIHDRFINRF, encoded by the coding sequence ATGAAGATCGGCCCATCGATGTGGAAAAGCGCGGTAATCCTTTTTATGATTTGCTGCCTTTTTCAGGCCTGTGGTTATCGTTTTGTGAGATATGGCGGAGGAGATAAGGACTTCGGAAATCTCCCCGAATCGATCGCCATTCCCATGTTTTCCAACGCCACGACGGAGCCCAACCTTGAATATCTCATCACCAGGGCTCTCAGGGACGAATTCATAAAAAAAGGAGTGGTAAGCGTTGTACCGGAAGACCGGGCAGATGTCGTTATGGTGGGAAGGGTTACGAAAATATACACGACCGATGTGGCCCATGATGCAGTTGAGCATACAACAGAGACCAGGATCTACGTCACCGTTGATGTCCGATGTAAGGATGCCAGAACGGGAGATATACTCTGGCAGGACAATCAGTTTACTTATTATGAAGAGTTCGTTCGGAAGGAAGACGCCTTCGGGGATTACAATCGGAGAAGGGCTGCTCTGGAATACCTTGCGGAGCAGATGGCCCAGCGCATTCACGATCGTTTTATAAACCGCTTTTAG
- the holA gene encoding DNA polymerase III subunit delta has product MNVSVNAGVYLIRGSDRFLVDQAREEVIKSITREDRASAYVKYFSAKTVNLDDIIEICRTRPIISRKVIIVLDDVEKSRRDGLKKLVQYVGKPSPNARLILLWNDVKGNGELEQAVKSGGGQVITPVALKPSQLPAWVRQRVKLKGKRITHGAVEILIELAGHDLSVLNGDIEKLVLFVSDKEEITEDDVLNVSDRKVSYGIFDLADKIGDRKGAEALEILRNLMDAGESATALVSLIARHFRLLWQVKDYVAENYDSRTIARELNLPLFVVEKLRDQSQKFSGKALRRIHAMLYSADRDIKSLGIPPVYLIERVVIESLCSDETKEKRARAFVKQVVP; this is encoded by the coding sequence ATGAATGTATCCGTTAATGCAGGGGTTTATCTGATAAGAGGCTCCGACCGCTTCCTTGTAGATCAAGCACGGGAGGAGGTTATCAAGAGCATAACCCGGGAAGACAGAGCGTCGGCTTACGTGAAATATTTTTCCGCAAAGACGGTTAATCTTGACGATATCATAGAAATCTGCCGAACGCGTCCCATAATAAGTCGTAAAGTGATAATCGTGCTTGACGATGTGGAGAAGAGTCGCAGGGATGGTTTGAAGAAGCTGGTGCAATATGTGGGAAAACCGTCGCCTAACGCCAGGCTGATACTTCTGTGGAACGATGTTAAGGGAAATGGTGAACTTGAGCAGGCGGTAAAATCCGGCGGGGGACAGGTCATCACTCCGGTTGCTCTGAAACCTTCTCAATTACCTGCCTGGGTACGACAACGGGTGAAGCTCAAAGGTAAGCGTATAACTCATGGAGCCGTTGAAATACTTATCGAATTGGCGGGCCACGATCTGTCCGTTTTAAACGGTGATATAGAGAAACTCGTGCTCTTCGTTAGTGATAAAGAAGAAATTACGGAAGATGACGTTTTGAATGTCTCTGATCGTAAGGTGAGTTACGGTATTTTCGACCTGGCCGATAAAATAGGTGACCGAAAAGGAGCCGAAGCGCTGGAGATCTTGAGAAATCTGATGGATGCCGGTGAATCGGCTACGGCACTTGTATCACTGATTGCAAGGCATTTTCGGTTGCTGTGGCAGGTAAAGGACTATGTGGCGGAAAATTACGATTCCAGAACCATTGCCCGAGAGCTTAATTTGCCGCTCTTCGTCGTTGAGAAACTCAGAGATCAAAGCCAGAAGTTTTCCGGAAAGGCTCTTCGCCGGATACATGCAATGCTTTACTCTGCCGACAGGGACATAAAATCTCTCGGAATACCCCCGGTCTATTTGATCGAAAGGGTCGTTATCGAAAGCCTTTGCTCAGATGAAACAAAAGAAAAAAGGGCACGAGCTTTCGTAAAGCAAGTCGTACCCTGA
- the rpsT gene encoding 30S ribosomal protein S20 — protein sequence MPHHKSAIKRMKQNEKRRMRNRARKSRMKTAIRAVEQAMFEKDIEKVQQKLREAVSVIARTAAKGTIHPNKAARKISRLTRRVNRFLAEQQAA from the coding sequence TTGCCTCATCATAAATCGGCAATCAAACGGATGAAACAGAATGAAAAAAGGCGCATGAGGAATCGCGCACGCAAATCGAGGATGAAAACCGCAATACGTGCGGTTGAGCAGGCAATGTTTGAGAAGGACATTGAAAAGGTACAGCAGAAGCTCCGGGAAGCCGTTTCCGTAATTGCAAGGACGGCCGCAAAGGGAACCATCCATCCCAACAAAGCCGCCCGGAAGATATCCCGTTTGACCAGAAGGGTAAACCGTTTTTTAGCCGAACAGCAGGCAGCATAG
- a CDS encoding class I adenylate-forming enzyme family protein translates to MNVVNLLLQHGKSNSRRVAVDFEGDLWTYGRLYEEVLKCAALLKTLGIEKGDRIALQLPKGMDFICLHLGIQFLGAVTLPLNPAYSHEEIEYFLSDSQAALYITNSEIFERTKKGLENLEHLKIMLTDDISPGGLEPIKKELSRIPKPHTEPCRVSENDISAICYTSGTTGKPKGAMISHKNLISNMLALQKIWRWTERDVLLHVLPLFHVHGLFVALHGALNSGCKTVMHARFDPVRTWEDIEKHKCTMLMAVPTIYYRLVNVKEMVQCDISSMRVFISGSAPLLENLFNRFEEITGHRILERYGMTEAQMITSNPYEPERRIPKSVGYPLPGVSLRVVDPDGKDVKPGDVGEVWIKGDNVFLGYWNNPEKTGESFHEGWFKSGDLGYQDPDDGMRLYLVGRAKELIISGGLNVYPKEVENVLEEHESVAQAAVVGLADPDLGERVVAAVVLKAGVESIDEQKLISYCRERLAPYKCPKQVFMVEDLPKNAMGKVQKSALRRILESKV, encoded by the coding sequence GTGAATGTGGTTAATCTGTTGTTACAGCACGGGAAATCCAATTCCCGGAGAGTTGCGGTAGATTTTGAAGGAGATCTGTGGACTTACGGCAGGCTTTACGAAGAGGTTTTGAAGTGCGCAGCCTTGCTCAAAACGCTGGGAATCGAAAAAGGCGACAGGATTGCATTGCAGCTTCCTAAGGGAATGGATTTTATTTGTCTTCATCTGGGAATTCAATTCCTGGGAGCCGTGACTCTGCCTTTGAATCCGGCCTATTCTCATGAAGAAATCGAATATTTCCTGAGCGATTCGCAAGCGGCTCTGTACATCACGAATTCAGAAATCTTCGAGCGCACAAAAAAGGGTCTCGAAAACCTGGAGCACCTGAAGATTATGCTTACTGACGACATTAGCCCCGGAGGGCTGGAGCCGATTAAGAAAGAGCTGTCCAGGATTCCTAAACCCCATACGGAACCCTGCCGTGTTTCCGAAAACGACATATCGGCTATATGCTATACTTCGGGGACGACGGGTAAACCCAAGGGGGCGATGATCTCGCATAAAAATCTCATAAGCAACATGCTGGCTCTTCAAAAAATCTGGAGGTGGACGGAACGAGATGTCCTTCTACACGTTTTACCTCTTTTCCACGTACACGGCTTGTTCGTTGCACTTCACGGAGCCTTGAATAGTGGCTGTAAGACCGTAATGCACGCCAGATTCGACCCGGTAAGAACATGGGAAGACATCGAAAAACATAAATGCACTATGCTCATGGCGGTGCCCACAATTTATTATCGGCTTGTAAATGTAAAAGAGATGGTGCAATGCGACATCAGCTCCATGAGGGTCTTCATTTCGGGCTCTGCTCCGTTGCTCGAAAATTTATTTAATCGTTTTGAAGAAATCACGGGCCACAGGATACTGGAACGATACGGAATGACGGAAGCTCAAATGATCACATCCAATCCTTACGAACCGGAAAGGCGTATCCCTAAAAGTGTCGGCTACCCGTTGCCCGGTGTTTCCCTTCGGGTTGTGGATCCCGACGGAAAAGATGTCAAACCCGGCGATGTGGGGGAGGTGTGGATAAAGGGGGATAATGTTTTTCTCGGATACTGGAACAATCCCGAAAAGACCGGGGAAAGCTTTCACGAAGGGTGGTTCAAGTCGGGGGATCTAGGTTACCAGGATCCTGATGACGGAATGAGGCTTTATCTCGTGGGACGGGCGAAAGAGCTGATAATAAGCGGTGGTCTAAATGTGTATCCGAAAGAAGTGGAAAATGTTCTGGAAGAGCACGAGTCGGTAGCGCAGGCGGCCGTTGTGGGCCTGGCCGATCCCGATCTGGGTGAAAGGGTGGTTGCGGCTGTGGTTCTGAAAGCAGGTGTTGAATCGATTGATGAGCAAAAACTTATCAGCTACTGCAGGGAAAGGCTTGCGCCTTACAAGTGCCCAAAGCAGGTTTTCATGGTCGAGGACCTTCCCAAAAATGCCATGGGGAAAGTCCAGAAGTCGGCACTCAGGCGAATACTTGAAAGCAAAGTTTAA
- a CDS encoding response regulator, which produces MKSNVTGAEATDLIPVVIIARNMAIVKRLKSILDHEGKKSVHFSDPFDFCREMKGTTRSVVFLESGFVREYGRILYERLFRVCPFLKIVLVCSPEDRDLIKEAMENGVYGCVVEPFDAWEVSTMLRHLLADLAFNVRKVE; this is translated from the coding sequence ATGAAAAGTAATGTCACCGGTGCCGAAGCAACGGACCTAATTCCTGTCGTTATTATTGCCCGTAACATGGCCATCGTTAAAAGACTGAAGTCAATTCTGGACCATGAAGGTAAGAAATCCGTTCATTTTTCCGACCCCTTTGATTTTTGCAGAGAGATGAAGGGCACCACCCGATCGGTTGTTTTTCTCGAAAGCGGTTTTGTAAGAGAGTACGGTCGAATTCTTTATGAAAGACTATTCAGGGTATGCCCTTTTCTCAAGATAGTGCTCGTCTGCAGTCCGGAGGACAGAGATCTCATAAAGGAAGCAATGGAAAACGGCGTTTACGGTTGTGTGGTGGAGCCTTTCGACGCCTGGGAGGTCTCCACCATGCTCCGCCATCTTCTAGCAGACCTTGCCTTTAATGTAAGAAAGGTTGAATAA
- a CDS encoding MBL fold metallo-hydrolase, whose protein sequence is MMEEQVAEVQAWSRISDAFSIDHPFFKNLYYWEGFDISSNVYLLKTGSGIALIDPGNDYTAFHYLFSRTGLVTAPTDIRYVILTHGHSEHALGLFELLRSYPSLRLPENSLTVYLHDHAPGALKELAGQLGCRLVFLQDGQEIPLGEFTLRAIYTPGHTMDSLCYFHEDTRSLFSGDTVLPFAVASPDPVGGGRGDYHLLAMRILRGLGVEHLFPGHGEPVKNEAAKVLDGNYAGLIKKAIGLQCPWIEGAQMLLRKGYLDETIFCCEKVLEEDPGNRAALYLKACCLNDLGRFEEALSVFKEIEKSGASDNPLYFVGYGCALMGRGQYEESLAYFDKALSLAPGLENALIYKGLALYLSGRVDEAMDIEAFARAFTGHLKEELLKTYGSKDEK, encoded by the coding sequence ATGATGGAAGAGCAAGTGGCCGAGGTACAGGCATGGAGTCGCATCAGTGACGCCTTCTCTATTGACCATCCCTTCTTCAAAAATCTCTATTACTGGGAAGGCTTTGATATTTCCTCCAATGTTTACCTCCTGAAAACCGGAAGCGGTATAGCCCTGATAGATCCGGGAAACGACTATACCGCCTTCCATTATCTCTTTTCCCGAACCGGCCTGGTGACTGCACCAACCGATATCAGGTACGTGATACTCACGCACGGTCACAGCGAGCATGCCCTTGGACTCTTTGAACTACTGAGGAGTTATCCTTCTCTTCGACTGCCTGAAAATTCCTTAACCGTTTACCTTCACGATCATGCACCAGGGGCTTTGAAAGAGCTGGCCGGACAGCTCGGCTGTCGGCTGGTTTTCCTGCAGGATGGGCAGGAAATACCTCTGGGGGAATTTACCCTAAGGGCAATTTATACCCCCGGCCACACCATGGACAGCCTCTGCTATTTTCACGAAGATACCAGAAGCTTATTTTCCGGCGACACGGTTTTGCCCTTTGCCGTGGCTTCACCCGACCCGGTAGGCGGTGGTCGAGGTGACTACCACCTTCTGGCCATGCGTATACTCAGGGGTCTCGGGGTAGAACATCTGTTCCCGGGTCACGGAGAGCCCGTTAAAAACGAGGCAGCAAAGGTTCTGGACGGTAATTACGCCGGTCTCATCAAAAAGGCTATAGGCCTTCAATGTCCGTGGATTGAAGGAGCTCAGATGCTTCTTCGCAAAGGATATCTGGACGAAACAATCTTCTGCTGTGAAAAGGTTCTGGAGGAGGATCCCGGAAACAGAGCTGCACTCTACCTGAAAGCCTGCTGTTTGAACGACCTGGGACGATTCGAAGAGGCCCTGAGCGTTTTTAAAGAAATAGAAAAAAGCGGCGCCTCGGATAACCCTCTTTACTTCGTGGGATATGGCTGTGCACTGATGGGCCGGGGTCAATACGAAGAAAGCCTTGCATACTTCGATAAGGCACTGTCTCTGGCTCCCGGTCTTGAAAACGCCCTGATTTACAAAGGGCTTGCTCTTTATCTCTCAGGCCGGGTTGACGAAGCCATGGATATAGAGGCCTTTGCCAGGGCTTTCACAGGCCATCTGAAAGAAGAATTGTTAAAGACATACGGCTCGAAAGATGAAAAGTAA
- a CDS encoding CaiB/BaiF CoA transferase family protein, translating to MADPREVRLEDLPGPKSREELEDMKAPFEEYCRKIFDVGNEFVKPGALEGIRWMSCTMYIFTPHAVANLGELGAEIIKIEFPRIADPMRHTSPFNECYFYPLHDTRPHSGTGIGVLNANVNEYYISLDYHHEEAKEIFYRLVKMSDGLTECYRPGTFDRWKQSYRFLQELNPRFIYVWGGGFGYGPKAFGGSYDILGQSHAGLASITGFHEDFGGHPVKHTNWCIDWYSGTQITVAILAALYWRRKTGLGTMIEFSQVQAATRCCGYGVPLYGRFGVVRQRWGNWDTQLCVHGIIICGKSDYPDEKNPQLRNEARYVMVSAFNDPDFKELCSVIKRNDLYEKYKTHKERVRAEAQVEIYHELEKWAADKSRSEVVKILTDAGLLAMPVMNDKEVYESEHFRQRGTIRWIDDPMFGDMVVQSTYSCGLMSETPRRKFWDFRPVGADNVKIYHELLGYPISKIKEWYEKAII from the coding sequence ATGGCTGATCCAAGAGAAGTCCGGCTTGAAGATCTTCCCGGTCCCAAGAGTCGGGAAGAACTTGAGGATATGAAGGCTCCTTTTGAGGAGTACTGCAGAAAAATCTTCGATGTAGGTAACGAGTTCGTAAAACCGGGAGCCCTTGAGGGCATCCGCTGGATGAGTTGTACCATGTACATCTTTACGCCCCATGCGGTGGCGAACCTCGGGGAATTGGGGGCTGAGATTATAAAGATAGAATTCCCTCGAATTGCCGACCCCATGAGGCACACATCACCTTTCAACGAGTGCTACTTTTACCCGTTACACGACACCCGTCCTCATTCCGGTACCGGAATTGGTGTTCTCAACGCAAACGTAAATGAATATTACATCTCCCTTGACTACCACCATGAAGAAGCCAAAGAAATCTTTTACAGGCTCGTAAAAATGAGTGACGGTCTCACAGAGTGCTACCGCCCCGGTACTTTTGACCGCTGGAAACAGAGTTACAGGTTTCTGCAGGAGCTGAACCCTCGTTTTATCTACGTATGGGGTGGCGGCTTTGGATACGGCCCGAAGGCATTCGGAGGATCCTACGACATTCTGGGACAGTCTCATGCGGGTCTTGCCAGCATCACGGGGTTCCACGAAGACTTCGGCGGGCACCCGGTAAAGCACACCAACTGGTGCATTGACTGGTATTCAGGGACTCAGATTACCGTAGCAATTCTGGCGGCTCTTTACTGGAGGCGTAAGACCGGGCTCGGCACGATGATTGAGTTCTCCCAGGTACAGGCGGCCACCAGGTGCTGCGGATACGGTGTTCCTCTCTACGGGCGTTTCGGCGTTGTCCGCCAGCGCTGGGGTAATTGGGACACCCAGCTCTGTGTCCACGGGATTATAATCTGCGGTAAGTCCGACTACCCCGACGAAAAGAATCCCCAGCTCAGGAATGAAGCCCGCTATGTGATGGTCAGTGCTTTCAATGATCCCGACTTCAAAGAGCTCTGCTCGGTGATCAAGAGGAACGATCTTTACGAAAAATACAAGACCCACAAAGAACGAGTCCGTGCTGAAGCTCAGGTCGAGATTTATCACGAACTTGAAAAGTGGGCTGCCGACAAATCCCGTTCCGAAGTGGTAAAGATTCTCACAGATGCCGGTCTTCTGGCCATGCCCGTGATGAATGACAAGGAAGTTTACGAGTCCGAGCATTTCCGCCAGAGGGGTACAATACGCTGGATCGACGACCCCATGTTTGGAGATATGGTGGTTCAGAGCACTTACAGTTGTGGTCTCATGTCCGAAACTCCTCGTCGCAAATTCTGGGATTTCCGTCCTGTCGGAGCCGACAATGTGAAAATTTACCATGAGCTTTTGGGTTACCCCATCAGCAAAATTAAGGAATGGTATGAGAAAGCCATAATTTAA